The nucleotide sequence AGCGATGATTTGCCGGCACCATTGGGGCCGACGACAGCCAGCATGGTTCCGGGCGCAACCTCGAAAGAGATGTCTGAGACAAGATTGCGGTGGCCCTTGGGGCCCCAGCTCAGCTTCTCTACCGCCAAGGTAGCAGGACGCACTGGACGCCGCGCACCGGCAAACTGCTGCAACCGCGCGCTAAAGGCGGGAAGGCTCATCGACTTGCTCCGCAAATGCGGGACGCAATGCGGGCAAAATCAGATCGAGCTTTTTCAAATAGACTGCAAGCGCCATCATCATTCTCCGCGGCACACCCCGGCCGGGTTGAAAGGAATGTCGATGGCAGGTCTCCTGGCTCACGGGTCAACGCGCTTCCGACCTTCCCGACCCCATGGGGTCAGTGGATTATTCGGAAGAACTCGCCGTCTACAGTTGCGGGGGCAGCCACGGTATTGCGTCCTGATGGATACGTCGCACCGTGTTCCCTTTTAATCCCCGTTGGCAGTTGCCGCCGGGGAACCTACGACGCCTTTGGACCTATTGACCCCAGCCCACGACGTCAAGCCCCTCCCCCATATTGTCCCGACCGGCTGCACTTGGTTGGGTCACGGACGCGTGATAATGTCACGCGGGGATATCAGGGAGCTCAAGCATGGATAATCAGACTGCGCTGTTGCGCGAGGCGATTGCACTCTCGAAGTCCGCCGTCGACCATGGAAACGAGCCGTTTGGCGCGGTTCTGGTGAAGGACGGAGAGATCATCCTGCGCGCAGAAAACAGCGTTTTCGGAGGCCGCGACATGACCAACCATGCCGAGATGAACCTCGTGAAGCTGGCCGCGCAGCACTACGACCCTGCGTTTCTGGCCGACTGCACGCTCTATTCCAACACCGAACCCTGCGCCATGTGCGCCGGAGCGATCTACTGGTCCGGAATCGGGCATCTAGTTTTTGCCTGTTCGGAACAGCGGCTGGGTGAAATTGCTGGCATTGGCCTCGCGGTGCCCTCACGCTCTGTGCTGGAAACAGGCGCCCGCAGCGTCACGGTCATTGGTCCGACGGAGCTCGAGGAAGAGGCCGCAGAAGTGCACAAGGCCTTCTGGCCCAAGCATCTGGGCAAGGATTGAGCCTTTGCCCTACTGCACCACGACATAGTGCGAGACATAGCGATCGTTGGCCACGAACGGCTTTTCCGGGTGTTGGGTCAGAGCGAGCAGGACGGGCGGAAGATCGGGCCGCGTATTCTCGAGCACGCGCATGGCCCGCAGCACGTCGCGCTGTCGCGTGGCGGCATAGCGAGTGAGCATGACCACAGCATCGGCAAACTGCATGGCATAGGCGGCGTCCACCACCTCGGTCAGCGGTGGCGTATCGAGGATGATGTAGTCGAAGGTGTCGCGGGCCGCGACCACCAGATTGCGAAAGAGCTCACCTACAAGCAGATGCTCGGTGGGGCCGGCGCCGGGGCGGGTGTTCACCACCGCCGAGATAGCGCTGAGTGGATCGGTCTTGATCGCGGTGGGAAAGCGCTCGGGGGGAAGCTTTCCGGTGAGATATTCGACAAGTCCAGCCGCGGGGGCCGCGTCGAGGTGGATAAAGAGCGATGGCCGGCGCAGATCGGCATCGATGATGAGCACGCGACGACCAGAGAGAGCATAGGTGCGCGCCAGGGCAAGGGCTGTCGTCGTCTTGCCCTCGTCCACCACCGCCGAGGTCACGAGAATGACGCGTCCTCTGCCCCCGCCGCTGCCGGAATAGGGTGACGGCAGGCGCAGATCGAGGCCAAGCCGCAGCCGGCGGAGGCTTTCCGAAAAGCTGGAAAGAGGGGTGCGGACCACGGCATCGGCCATGCTCGACGACGTGCCACTGTCGCGCTGCCACGACGGCGTGATCGCGGGGATTGCGGTGGTAACCTCCCTGCCCGTCAGCAGCGCTAATTGCTCGAGCGTGACGACGCCGCTCATATAGCTTTCGCGGAACAGCGCGGCGCCGACCCCGAGCCCGACGCCGAGGAAGGCGGACACGGAAAGGATGAACGGCAGGCCGCGGGATGAGGGCTGTTGCGGCGGCGTCGCAGCAACGACAAGTCGGCTGTCGGCCTGTTGCAGTTCGGACCGAAGCTGCAGGTCATCGAGCCGGGCCAGCAATTGATCATGCTGGGTCCGAGCGAGTTCGTTGCCGCGTTGCAGGATGTGGAGGCGTTCCTCAACGGCCGGCGGCAAAGACCCGTCGTCCAGCCCGTCCAGTACGACGTCCCGCCGCGAAGCGATCTCCGCGTCGAGCGGCAGGAGCTGCGCCTTCAACAGGTCCAATTCCGCGTGCACCGCGGCGAGGAGACGTCCTTCGAGATTGACCAGATCTGTCTCGATCGCCGAAATTTCCGGGCCGACCAGAGGAAGCTGAGCCGAGCGCGCCAGCATTCCTTCGCGTTCGATCACCATGTCGTCTATGGGCTGGGACGCGAGCGCCTGGGAAACAGCAGCGAGATCGCCTTCATCGAGCGCGGTTTGCGCATGGGTGATGCGCCCCCGCAAATCGCGCGCGGCGCTCACCGAGGCAAGATGGGCTTCAACCTCGGCCGACAGCTGGCCGCTCGCCAACGGCATGGCGAAAAGGCGGATATTTTCATCGACAAAGGCATCGACGGCCTCGCGGCGGAGCGCCAGCGCGGCTGAGACTATTGCAAGCTGGGGCGAGAGCGTCTCGATAGCGTCGGCAATGGCCGCCATCTTGGCCTCCCGCTGCAAATCTATATGAGCCGACACCACCGCATTGGCGAGAAGCGCTGCGCCATCCGGGCTATCCGTCGTCGCCGTTGCAGCAATGATGTAGGTTGACCCGCGCCGGTCAAACGTAACGGCGTCTTCAAGCCGCCCCAGCAGATGAAGCGGTCCGAGCGCAGGTGCCGACGGTTCACCCATGCCAATGAAGGCGCGGGCATGCTCGGCAATGCCCGGTCGGTCAGGAAAGATGGTGCCGATGTCGATAGCGGCATTGTCGATGATCCGCAGGAAGGTCGGGGCGGAGCGCATGATCTCCACCTCGCTGTCGATGCGAGCATTTTCGGTAGCAAGGGAAAGCGGCCGAGCCGTTTGAGGATCGAGGAGATCATCCTGTCGCGGATCGACCCGCACCAGCGCGGTGGCGGAGTATTGCGTCGGCGAGAGTAGCGCAACCCAGATGCCGACGATAAGGCAGACACCGACGACCAGCGCGATAAGGCGCGCCTGCCTTACAAGAACAGCCAGAAAAGCTCGGAGATCAACTTCATGGTCATCCATGGAGGCCTCAGCAATTCCATTCAATGTTTAGTAAATAACAGCCTCCAGAAAGGAACGCCACTCAATACCATTTGGAGGTGCGCAAATAGAACTCTGGAAAGTGCCCAAACAAAGTGATTAACTTAGTATTAACCACATTGGGGCTGGGCAGAGCATGGGCGCAAGTGCACCCTTCGAGGCGTTGAATGTCACTGTCAGCGAGGCGGGGTCAGCACTCGGGCGCGACCACGAAGGCGCCAACTGGAGGCCAAGGCGCCGCCGAACACTTGCGGTGAAACGGGCGATGGACGTCATCGGCGCGGCCTTTGGTCTGGTACTATTCAGCCCCCTGCTGCTGATGGTGGGCGTCTGGATCGTCGTCGTTGACGACAATTCACCAATCTTTCGCCAGGAGCGCGTCGGGCTCGGTGGAAGGCGTTTCGTGATCTACAAGTTTCGAACGGTCTATACGCGCTTTTGCGATCCGACGGGGCGGACGATCTTTGGTCCGGCTGACAACCGCCTACTGCCCTCGGGTCGCTTCCTGCGCAGCTCACGCATCGACGAGTTGCCGCAGCTGCTCAACATCCTGCGCGGAGAAATGTCGCTGGTTGGGCCCCGACCGCATATTGCGGATATGCTGGTCGAAGGGCGGCAGTACGCCAGCCTCGCGCCGGGCTATGACCAGCGCGCCGACATGCTGCCGGGGCTGACGGGCTGGGCGCAGTGCCACGGCCTGCATGGTACGCTGCGGACGACGGACGAGGCGATCGCCCGTCTTGAGCACGACCTCACCTATGTCCGGGATTTCTCGATTCTGCTGGATCTCAAAATTCTGGCGAGGACCGTGTTTCATGTCCTCGCCATTCTCAGATCGTGACTGACACGCAGCCTGTCAGCGGGCGAAGGGCACCTTGGCGGTGAGAACATCGCCGGAATTGTTGAATTCGACCTCGAAATTGACAACGATATTGTTGTTGGACAGCACGATGTTGGAGCCGATGCGGACATCGCTGCCGCCGCGGTCGCGCTGATTTTCGCTGAGGTCGAAGCTGATCGAGTTGCCACGGTTCTGGCCGATGGCCATGCCGGTAAAACCGGCGTTGGAGCTCATGGCAGCCTCATAGCGCCGCGATGAATCATTATAGGCGATGGTACCGCTAATGGAGAGCGTCGTGTCCACCAAGGTGCAGCGGCCGGTATAGTTGATGCGCTGCTGATTGCCCTTGGCGACGTTGAGGCGGCAGCGGAAAGCTTCCGGCTTGTCGCCTCCGACAAGGGCGCCTTCGCCGCGCCACTGGCCGATATAGGTGCTGAGCAGCGCCAGTTCGGCCTCGCCCGCCTGTGCCGTTGCGCTCAGCGCCTGAGGCGACAGAGCGAGAAGCGTCACCAGAATCATTTTTTTCAATGCGAACTTCAAAGTCGACCTCCCAAGCCGCGCCAAGGGCACTTCGCGCCCTGCAGAATAGTTGCATAACAGCGAATGACTGCCACGCTACCCCCGAATTACAAAATAATCGGTGATTATCCAGTCTGGACGCAGGAAACTGTCTTCATAAGTTTGTCAGACGTGACAGCATGGCACCACTCGACGGGGACGTTGGGAAGACCACAAGCTCAAAGGGATGGGTGAATTGCGGGAAGCTCGATCGCCACTGATTTCGGCGCACGAAGTCGACTACACCCTGGATGTTGCCGGGCGTCCCCTGAACATCTTGCGCAAGGTTTCGCTTGAAGTCGCCCCTTCCGAGGTGGTGGCCATAGTCGGGCCCTCGGGCAGTGGCAAGACATCACTGCTGATGTTGCTGGCCGGCCTCGAGCAGGCTGCTGGCGGCAAGATCACGGTCAACGGCCACGACCTTGGCAAGCTGGGCGAAGACGATCTGGCTCGCTTCCGCCGCAAGACGCTGGGCATTGTGTTCCAGAGCTTCCACCTTATTCCCTCGCTGACGGCGATCGACAATGTCGGGCTGGCGCTTGAGATCGCCCGGCCGGACCTGAGCATGGCCGAGGTGCGTGCGCGCGCGGCCAAGGCGCTAGAGGCCGTGGGCCTCGGCAGCCGGCTCGATCACCGGCCGACCGCACTCTCGGGTGGCGAACAGCAGCGCGTCGGTCTCGCCCGCGCGATCGTTGCCGAACCCAAGCTGCTCCTTGCCGACGAGCCCACGGGCAATCTTGACCAGAAGACCGGCAAGGCCATTGCCGACCTCATGTTCAGCATCACCCGCGACCTCGGCACGGCGCTGGTGATGATCACCCATGATCCCCTGCTCGCAGCGCGGGCGGACCGCATGCTGACCATGAGCCAGGGCGAACTGAGCGAAAACCTGGTGGCCGGCTGATGGGAAACATCTGGCCCAAGCTGCGTATCGGGCTCCTTGATATGCGCGGCGATCTGCGGCGCTTTGTGCTGCTGGTTGTCACCATGGCCGTCGGTACGGCGCTAATCGCCGGCGTGAGCTCAGTGGGCGCGGTCATTGATCGGGCCATGCTGCGCGAGGCTGCGCAATTGATGGGCGGCGACATCGAGCTATCGCGCGCCGACCGCGCGGCCAGCGACGCAGACCGGGTGTTGTTCTCCGGCTATGGCGCGGTTGTCGAGACCGTCGACTCCAATCTGCGGGCGCAGGCGGGCGAGAATGACGCCTTTGTCGACCTCAGCGTTGTCGGCCCGGGCTATCCGCTGCTGGGCCAGATCCGAAGCCCGCAGGTCGCGCCGGGCACCGATATCCAGGCGTTTCTGGCCGAAACCGAAAACGGTCATGGCGCGCTTGTCGCGCCGCTGATGCTCGACCAGCTCGGTATTACTGTCGGCGACAGCTTTGAGCTGGGCGGCACGAGTTTTGAAGTGCGCGGGGCGCTTGACGGTATACCGGACGATCAGGTGCGCGGCTTCCGACTCGGCCTGCCCGCACTCGTCACCATTGATGGTTTCGCCACCGTCTCGGACCGAACCTCTCCCCTCCCCGGCCTCGGCACCTGGTTCCGCTACAAGATTCTGCTCGACGGGCAGTCAGCGGACGATGCCAAGGCGCAGCTGAGTGAAGAGCTTAGCGGCAGCGTCTGGACCATCCGCACATCGCGCGAAGGTCTCGGTGAGATGGTGCGCTACTATGATCTCTTCATGCGCTTCCTGCTCATTGTCGGGCTCGGCTCCCTCTTGATCGGGGGCGTCAGCGTCTGGAGCGGGATGAACGCCTATGTCGGCGAACGCTCTGGGGTCATTGCGGTTTTACGCAGTCTCGGTGCCACCACGGGACGCGTGTTCACCCATTTCTTCGTACAGGTTGCGGCGCTGACCGCCGTCGGTGTCGGCATCGGCATTATCACCGGCGCCTCGATCGCGCTGCTGATCCTGCCGACGATTGGCGATGCCGTTGGCATTGCCCTGGCTCCGACGCTCGACGCGCGCGCCCTTTTGGTTGCGGCCAGCGCGGGCGTGATCATTGCGCTTGCTTTCGCCTATCTGCCGCTCCTGCAGGCCCAGACCATCCGTCCGGCTGAGCTCTTCCGCTCGCAGCGCCAGGCACTGCCGCCGGTGGACTGGCGTGTCGTGCTTCTCTCCTGGCGCGCGCTGCCCCTCGCCGTCGCGGCACTCCTCTTCTTCCTCCTCGCCCTTGCGATGACCGGAGACGCAGGTCTTGTGGCCTTGTTCATCGGCGCAGCGGCGCTGGCAACTATTCTCTTTGAGCTTGTCATCCAGTTGATGCAGTTCGTGTTCAAGCGACTGCCGGACGTACCGTCCCTGACCTTGCGGCGGGCGCTCCGGGCAATCACCGGCTCAAAGAGCGCCACCATGGCGGTGGTTGTATCCATCGGACTGGCACTCAGCATGCTCGTGGTGATCATCGTGCTGCAGAATAATCTGCGGCAGGAGTATCTTGGCGCGTCTGTGTTTGATGCACCGACCCTTGTGGCTTCGGATCTTTTTGATGACGAAGTGGCCGATCTCGAGGCCATGGCAACGGCCGGATCGGGCATGACCAAGCTGGTGGTGACCCCCATGCTGCGGGCGACCCTGAGCGCGGTGAACGGCGTCGATGTCGCGCAGGTCCGCACCGATGGCCCCGAGGCCAGCTTCCTCCTCGGCGGGGAAGTGCCGATCACCTATCGCACTGTTTTGCCGAGCTCCTCGCAAGTGACGCGCGGCGACTGGTGGCCGGCCGATTATGCTGGCCCGGGCCTTGTTTCCCTCCACCAGAGCCTCCGCAACGGGCTGGACGTCGATATTGGCGACACGCTGACGTTCGATGCCTTTGGCGAAAAGTTCGAGGCGCAGGTGTCCAATTTCCGGGACTATTCCTGGCAGGGCGGCACTGATTTTCTCGCCACCTTCTCTCCAGGCGTCCTGGAGAATTATCCCTCGACGCTGTTCGCTGCGGTGACGGCGGCTTCGGGGCGCGAGACCGAGGTGGAGCGCCTTCTGGCGAGCAGCCTGCCCGATATTCGCTTCATTGCCATTGGCGATACGCTCAAGCAGGTGACCGAAGCCCTGTCGCAACTGACCCTTGCCGTGGTGCTGGTGGGCAGTCTTGCCGTGGGCAATGGCCTGCTGGTGCTGATCGGCAGCCTTGCAGCCGGACGGCGGCAGCGCCAGGCGGATGCGGTGATCACCAAGGTACTGGGCGCGACACGCAAACAATTGCTGGGCGGCGATTTTCTGCAGTTCCTGATCCTGTCGCTCGCCGCTGCAATCCCTGCGCTGGGCCTTGGCCTGGGGCTCGGCTGGCTGGCCAGCATGATGCTGCTCAATGTGCAGTTTTCCATTGACGGATCGGCACTTGCCATCGTTCTGGCGGTCGCCGTGCTGATGACGGCGCTGCTTGGATGCGTAACGATCCTGAGGGCTGTATCGGTGCGCCCTGCCCGGCTGTTGCGCGATCTCTAGCCGTTTGCAATCGCTTCGGGGTCCGGGCGCGCGTCCGGACCAGATCACAAGATCGGATTGAACGAAAAAGCGCCGCTTTCGGGCCTCTGCGGGCATCGGTTCTCACGAAGGGTTGAATGCTTCAGACTTCGTGATAGACAATATACCCCCTATCACTCGCAACGAAGCCATCTGTCATGAGCCGCAATTTCCTGGTCGTCGACCCAGAAGAAGACCTCGAAGTGCTCAAGGGACTGGCTTCGCCCATTCGCGTGCGCATTCTGAAACTGCTGCATATCGAGGGCCCGCTTAACGGGAATGACATTGCCGACAAGCTCTCCCTGCCGCAGTCGACTGTCTCGACCAATCTGCAAATTCTCGAAGGCGCAGGGCTGATCCGGACGGAAACGCAGAAGGCGCGCAAGGGCAACCAGAAGATCTGCCACTCGACCTTTGACGAAGTGCTGGTGATGTTCAAGGAAGACATCGCACCGCTTAAGTCGAACGCGATCGAGGTTGCAATGCCGCTGGGGCTTTATACCAGCTGCGAAGTCTCCGCGCCCTGCGGGCTCTGCTCTGCCGACGGGATCATCGGCCTACTGGACGTGCCCAATACTTTCCTCGACCCCGAACGGATGAAGGCGGGCCTCATCTGGTTCACCCAAGGCTATCTCGAATATCAGTTCCCCAATAACGCCAAGCTGGCCCAGAACACCATTGAAGCCATGGAGTTTTCGATGGAGCTGAGCTCGGAAGTGCCGGGCACCTCTGCTGATTGGCCAAGCGACATTACGCTATCGGTCAATGGCACCGAGATCGGCACCTGGACCAGCCCGGGAGATTTTGGCGACAAGCGAGGGGTTTACACGCCGAGCTGGTGGAAGCTGAAGGGCAGCCAGTATGGCAAGCTCAAGAGCTGGCGGGTGACGATGGACGGGACTTATGTCGACGGTCTCAAGATTTCGCCGATCTCGCTGATCGATCTCGACCTTGCCAATCACCACTCGATCCGGTTGCGGATTGCGGTCAAGCCGGATGCTAAACACCCGGGCGGCATCAATATTTTCGGCCGCGGCTTCGGCAATTACGACCAGGACATCATCCTGCGGTTGCAGACCGAACGCTGACCGCCCGCCAGCGCCGATGGGGCCTTCGGCCGGACTACGACTTTTGTAGGGACCCGACTGCGCCAAAAATCATACAAAAGAGCCTCGGGGCGGCTTGCGCGCGCCCGACTTTCCCATGTACAACCGATTTACTGATACAAATCAGAATATCGGAACGTATGGGAGGGTCCAGTGAAGGCGTCCGTTATCGCAAATAAGGATTTTACGATCTCGCAAATCGATGATCGTGTCTACGGGGCTTTTCTCGAGCATCTGGGCCGCGCCATCTATGAGGGCATCTACGAGCCGGACCATCCGACCGCAGACGCCGATGGCATGCGCGGCGACGTGGCCAAGCTGGTCAAGGACCTTAATGTACCGGTGGTTCGCTACCCCGGGGGTAACTTCGTGTCCGCCTATAACTGGGAAGACGGCATCGGCCCGCGTGAGGAGCGCCCGACCCGCCTGGACCTGGCCTGGCACACGTCGGAAAGCAATGCCGTCGGCATCCACGAATTCGCCGACTGGTGCACCACCGTCGGCACCGAGATGATGCTGGCCGTCAATCTCGGCTCGCGCGGCGTCGATGATGCGCGCAATTTCCTTGAATATGTGAACCATCCGGGCGGCTCCTACTGGAGCGATCTGCGCATCAAGAACGGCCGCAAGGAACCGTGGAACGTCAAGATGTGGTGCCTCGGCAACGAGATGGACGGCCCCTGGCAGGTCGGCCACAAGGACGCCGATGAATATGGCAAGCTCGCCGCCAACACGGCGCGCGCCATGCGCATGTTCGACAAGAACCTCGAGCTGATCGTCTGCGGTTCGTCGCATTCGGAAATGCCGAGCTTCCCGGACTGGGAGCGCATCGTACTGGAGCACACATATGATCACGTCGATCATATCAGCCTGCACATGTACTTCGCCAATCGGGACGACGACACGCCGAACTATCTCGGCCTCAGCCACAAGCTGGACCGGTATATCGAGACCGTTGCCTCGACGATCCGGCAGGTAAAGCACAAGAAGCGCTCCAAGAAGGACGTCTATATCTCCTTCGACGAATGGAACGTCTGGTACCATTCCAACAAGAAGGATCGCGAGATCCTGGATGGTGGCAGCGGCTGGCCGCATGCGCCGGGCCTGCTTGAGGACATCTACAATTTCGAAGACGTGCTGATGGTGGGGCTGATCCTCAACACCTTCATCCGACGCTCGGATGTGGTGAAGATCGCCTGTATCGCCCAGCTGGTGAACGTGATCGCTCCGATCATGACCGAAAAGGGCGGCCCGGCCTGGGCCCAGACCATCTACTACCCCTACTACTTCGCGTCGGTTTACGGCCGCGGCACCGCGCTGCAGCTGGTGACCAATTCGCCGGGCTACGAGACCACCCACGCCAAGGACACCCCGTTCGTCGACGTGTCGGGCGTGCACAATGAAGAAGAGGGCACGCTGACCTTCTTCCTCGTCAACCGGCACACCACCGACAGCCTTGAGACCGAAGTGAGCCTGCAGGGCTTTGGCACGGGGTCGATCATCGACCACCAGGTCATGACCCACCCCGACCTCAAGGCCGCCAACACGGCCAAGAACCAGGACGAGGTCAAGCCGCGCAAGGGTGACGGCGCCAAGATCGGCGGCGATAAACTCAGCGTGACCCTGCCGCCCTACTCCTACCAGATGGTGCGGGTGAAGGTTTAATCTGCACCCTTGGGGGACACCCCTCCTAGCCTCCCCCTGATAGGGGGAGGGACTGGTTCGGTGGCTCCCCGTGATAGGGGGCGAGACAGTTTCGGCGGCTTACAGGAGCGCGTGCGCAGGCATTCGCATGTGGGCCGAGTTGGTTAGCAGACTGTTAGCATTGAGATCGCGAAACCGCGAAAATGGGGGCGTGCCGGCAACGGCGCGCCCCTGCGCATTCTATATCATGCTTTCCGATTTACATCACGATGTGCATTGACAACGAATGCGGTGCCGCTAAGTATTACTTATGGGCGCCGTGAGGTGTCTAGAAGCGAAGTGCGGGAGGCTCTTCGCCATGGGAGGATATAATTAATGGATAGACGCAGTTTTCTCATCGGGTCGACCGCGATCGGCGCCATCCTTGCCGCAGGCAATGGCATGGTCTTCGCCCAGGACGCAGGTTCGGCCCCCGATCTCGCTCAATTTCCGCGCAAGGAAACCCTGATCATCCATAACCCTGAAGGGGTTATCCGTAATCCGGCATGGTTCAACAACTGGGTTATCGGCTCGGGCGCAGGCCTGTCCAACGGCCTGCACCAGCTGACAACCGACACGTTCTGGTTCGTCGATCCCGATGCGGGCATCCCGGGCGCCAGCGAAAACGCCATCTACAACTCGCTCGCCGACGATCTCTGGCAGTATAATGACGACTTCACGGAAATGACCGTGAAGCTCAAGAAGGGCATCTACTGGAGCGACGGCAACGAGTTCACCGCCGACGACGTCGTGTTCACGGTCGAAAAGCACAAGGCGACGCCGGGCCTTGCCCAGAATGGCGCCTATAATGCCCAGGTCGAGAGCGTTGAAGCCGTCGACCCCTACACCGTCCACTTCAAGCTCAAGGGTTCGAACTCCCGCTTCCACACGCTGTTCTCGATCCGTTGGGGCGGCGCCTGGATCATGTCCAAGGCCCAGTTCGAAGGCGTGGATGACATCCTCAGCTTCACCAATGATCCTCCGGTGAGCCTCGGGCCCTATACGCTGCACTCCTATGATCCGAACGGCACCTGGTTCATCTGGCAGCGCCGCGAAGACTGGCAGCGCACCGCCATGGGCATGATCGCAGAGCCCAAGCCCAAGTTCATCATCTATCGCAACAACATCTCGCCCGACGCGCGCCTCATCGAAATGCGCAACGGCAATCTGGACATGGTGCACGATCTGTCGCCGGAAGCGACATTCTCGATCCTGCAGCAGGACCCGCAGATTCAGGGCTGGTTCCCGGGCTTCCCCTATGCCCACCCCGATCCGACCCTCGTCATGGCGATCTTCAACCTCAAGAAGGATCTGTTCACCGACAAACGCGTCCGCTGGGCGCTGGCGCTCATGCTCGATGCACGCGCCATGTCGATGGCTTCCTACCGTGGTGCGGCGACCCTATCGGCAATTTCGGTTCCGCCGACCGGCACCCATCCGCGCGACTATCACGGCCCGCTGCAGGACTTCCTCATCGACTACGAGATCGACACCGGCAGCCGCAAGATCAAGCCATACGATCCGAATGTGGGCCTGCAGATCGCCGACATGGTGCGTGGTCAGTTCCCCGACGCGCCGACCGACGAAGCCGCAATCCGCAACGCTTTCGGCTATGGCTGGTGGCGCCAGGATTCCCAGGCAGCAGAAGAACTGCTGATTTCGGCCGGCTTCACCAAGAATGGCAACCAGTGGATGATG is from Devosia sp. SD17-2 and encodes:
- a CDS encoding alpha-N-arabinofuranosidase, translating into MKASVIANKDFTISQIDDRVYGAFLEHLGRAIYEGIYEPDHPTADADGMRGDVAKLVKDLNVPVVRYPGGNFVSAYNWEDGIGPREERPTRLDLAWHTSESNAVGIHEFADWCTTVGTEMMLAVNLGSRGVDDARNFLEYVNHPGGSYWSDLRIKNGRKEPWNVKMWCLGNEMDGPWQVGHKDADEYGKLAANTARAMRMFDKNLELIVCGSSHSEMPSFPDWERIVLEHTYDHVDHISLHMYFANRDDDTPNYLGLSHKLDRYIETVASTIRQVKHKKRSKKDVYISFDEWNVWYHSNKKDREILDGGSGWPHAPGLLEDIYNFEDVLMVGLILNTFIRRSDVVKIACIAQLVNVIAPIMTEKGGPAWAQTIYYPYYFASVYGRGTALQLVTNSPGYETTHAKDTPFVDVSGVHNEEEGTLTFFLVNRHTTDSLETEVSLQGFGTGSIIDHQVMTHPDLKAANTAKNQDEVKPRKGDGAKIGGDKLSVTLPPYSYQMVRVKV
- a CDS encoding ABC transporter substrate-binding protein, which encodes MDRRSFLIGSTAIGAILAAGNGMVFAQDAGSAPDLAQFPRKETLIIHNPEGVIRNPAWFNNWVIGSGAGLSNGLHQLTTDTFWFVDPDAGIPGASENAIYNSLADDLWQYNDDFTEMTVKLKKGIYWSDGNEFTADDVVFTVEKHKATPGLAQNGAYNAQVESVEAVDPYTVHFKLKGSNSRFHTLFSIRWGGAWIMSKAQFEGVDDILSFTNDPPVSLGPYTLHSYDPNGTWFIWQRREDWQRTAMGMIAEPKPKFIIYRNNISPDARLIEMRNGNLDMVHDLSPEATFSILQQDPQIQGWFPGFPYAHPDPTLVMAIFNLKKDLFTDKRVRWALALMLDARAMSMASYRGAATLSAISVPPTGTHPRDYHGPLQDFLIDYEIDTGSRKIKPYDPNVGLQIADMVRGQFPDAPTDEAAIRNAFGYGWWRQDSQAAEELLISAGFTKNGNQWMMPDGQPFRFSVMVPTDGVVNRLGSIIAQQWAQNGIGAELEAASDTWDRQRVGNYDVNISWAVESWGGHPDLSFFLDSYHSEYVRPLGESQPDRNWMRWEDPRLDEIIEKVRASDFNDPAGIEYGHEFVKLHLEEMPNIPIMAYNVFSVQSNRYWTGWPNADNPYANPVTNWSNGRYIFTQITPVES